In Chlamydiota bacterium, one genomic interval encodes:
- a CDS encoding LON peptidase substrate-binding domain-containing protein, which produces MPEMPHDTMPARSAVFALPCSVLFPNTLLPLQIFEPHYRLMLDDCLLGGGFITVVLLRKGSPKSLLDAPAYTVAGLGRVATVLRMPDATSRIFLGGVARVAIRRYTQRRPYPVAEIEPLAPAPVAPGFLDAARRRTVALFRQLAGDADETARNFLARVEGLPDPGAAADLISAGLDVDPHAKQRLLETIDLPERYDRLTRLLEEQVRQARIIRELIARPPRNVQDN; this is translated from the coding sequence ATGCCGGAGATGCCGCACGACACGATGCCCGCCAGGAGCGCCGTCTTCGCCCTCCCCTGCTCGGTCCTCTTCCCCAACACCCTCCTCCCGCTCCAGATCTTCGAGCCGCACTACCGCCTGATGCTCGACGACTGCCTCCTGGGCGGCGGCTTCATCACCGTGGTGCTGCTGCGGAAAGGGTCGCCCAAGAGCCTCCTTGACGCCCCGGCCTACACCGTCGCGGGGCTCGGACGCGTGGCGACGGTGCTGCGGATGCCGGACGCCACCTCGCGGATATTCCTCGGCGGCGTCGCACGCGTGGCGATCCGCCGCTACACGCAGCGGCGCCCCTACCCGGTCGCGGAGATCGAACCGCTCGCCCCGGCCCCGGTCGCGCCGGGGTTCCTGGACGCCGCCCGCCGGCGCACCGTCGCCCTGTTCCGCCAGCTCGCCGGCGATGCCGACGAGACGGCGCGGAACTTCCTCGCGCGCGTCGAGGGGCTGCCCGACCCCGGGGCCGCCGCCGACCTCATCTCCGCGGGCCTCGACGTCGACCCGCACGCCAAGCAGCGCCTGCTCGAGACCATCGACCTCCCGGAACGGTACGACCGCCTGACCCGCCTGCTCGAGGAGCAGGTGCGGCAGGCGCGTATCATCCGCGAGCTGATCGCCCGCCCGCCGCGGAACGTCCAGGACAACTGA
- a CDS encoding metal-dependent hydrolase, with protein sequence MPTLTFLGHSAFTLESTKARLVIDPFLSGNPLARLKPEALAADYVLLTHGHPDHVGDGLAIARRTGATIIAPFELAVWCQGQGAAVHPMHIGGAHDFPFGRVKLTIAVHGSGYPTEQGILYMGNPCGFLVTAEGKTVYHAGDTGLFYDMKLIGEMHRIDAALLPIGGNFTMDAADAAKAAELLGAALSIPMHYDTFDLIRANPAEFVRDASAKGLRAKVLAAGESLAL encoded by the coding sequence ATGCCGACGCTCACCTTTCTCGGGCACTCGGCCTTCACCCTGGAGTCGACGAAGGCGCGCCTTGTCATCGACCCGTTTCTGAGCGGCAACCCGCTCGCGCGGCTGAAGCCGGAGGCGCTCGCCGCCGACTACGTCCTGCTCACGCACGGGCATCCCGACCATGTCGGGGACGGGCTCGCGATCGCCCGCCGCACCGGCGCGACGATCATCGCCCCGTTTGAACTGGCCGTCTGGTGCCAGGGGCAGGGGGCGGCGGTCCACCCGATGCACATCGGCGGGGCGCACGACTTCCCGTTCGGCCGCGTGAAGCTCACCATCGCGGTCCACGGGTCGGGCTACCCGACCGAGCAGGGGATCCTGTACATGGGGAACCCGTGCGGTTTCCTGGTCACGGCGGAGGGGAAGACCGTCTACCACGCCGGCGACACCGGCCTCTTCTACGACATGAAGCTGATCGGGGAGATGCACCGGATAGACGCCGCCCTGCTTCCGATCGGCGGCAACTTCACGATGGACGCCGCCGACGCCGCGAAGGCGGCGGAGCTGCTCGGGGCCGCGTTGAGCATCCCGATGCACTACGACACCTTCGACCTGATACGGGCGAATCCCGCGGAGTTCGTCCGCGACGCCTCCGCGAAGGGGCTGCGGGCGAAGGTCCTCGCGGCGGGGGAGTCGCTCGCGCTGTAG
- a CDS encoding radical SAM protein, translated as MLKRHLAGRFVPLPRILSIEVTSRCNLRCVMCPKTAGFVNTAPDRVISPEVVERLEPILGAVDGADLSGLWGEAFLFPDLYLDILARLKRRYIGVHTVSNGTLITDAVAERLVALKLDRLEISIDAARPETYRRVRRGGELAQVLEGVRAVVRHRERSGRRLPALKLLFLGMTDTIAEFPEFVRLARSLGVGTVVLQAMGEYEAVKGKSVAAGAHRALGRRMLEAARLEARRLGVAIELFPPDQFSAEAPAGASAGEAERRLLRECVFPWDRAVIATTGEVFPCCSCPVPFGDLTRQPFEEIWRGDAYRALRRALLEGDLPAMCRSCTGQAWTRRRRGDLLKTALRLERGRLRQRLRRSPALRRIREALRPRHARPTAAGSGASPLASP; from the coding sequence ATGCTGAAACGCCACCTCGCCGGACGGTTCGTCCCGCTCCCCCGCATCCTCTCCATCGAGGTCACCTCCCGCTGCAACCTGCGCTGCGTGATGTGCCCGAAGACGGCGGGCTTCGTGAACACCGCCCCCGACCGCGTCATCTCCCCGGAGGTCGTCGAACGCCTCGAGCCGATCCTCGGCGCCGTGGACGGCGCCGATCTGAGCGGCCTCTGGGGCGAGGCGTTCCTCTTCCCCGACCTCTACCTCGACATCCTCGCGCGCCTCAAGCGGCGGTACATCGGCGTGCACACGGTCAGCAACGGGACCCTGATCACCGACGCCGTCGCCGAGCGCCTCGTGGCGCTCAAGCTCGACCGCCTCGAGATCTCGATCGACGCGGCGCGCCCGGAGACCTACCGGCGGGTGCGCCGGGGCGGGGAGCTCGCGCAGGTGCTCGAGGGGGTGCGCGCGGTCGTCCGGCACAGGGAGCGGTCGGGGAGACGGCTGCCGGCGCTCAAACTCCTCTTCCTCGGGATGACCGACACGATCGCCGAGTTCCCGGAATTCGTGCGCCTCGCCCGTTCCCTGGGGGTGGGTACCGTGGTCCTGCAGGCGATGGGAGAATACGAGGCGGTGAAGGGAAAATCGGTGGCGGCGGGCGCGCACCGCGCGCTGGGGCGCCGGATGCTCGAGGCCGCCCGCCTCGAGGCGCGGCGGCTCGGCGTGGCGATAGAACTCTTCCCGCCCGATCAGTTCTCGGCGGAGGCCCCCGCGGGCGCCTCCGCCGGAGAGGCCGAACGGCGCCTCCTGAGGGAGTGCGTCTTCCCGTGGGATCGCGCGGTGATCGCGACCACCGGGGAGGTCTTTCCCTGCTGCTCCTGCCCCGTTCCGTTCGGCGACCTGACACGGCAGCCGTTCGAGGAGATCTGGCGCGGCGACGCGTACCGGGCGCTCCGCCGCGCGCTGCTGGAGGGGGACCTTCCGGCGATGTGCAGGAGCTGCACCGGACAGGCGTGGACCAGGCGCCGGCGCGGGGACCTGCTGAAAACGGCCCTCCGCCTCGAACGGGGCCGCCTGCGGCAGCGGCTGCGCCGCTCGCCGGCGCTGCGGAGGATCCGGGAGGCGCTCAGACCCCGCCACGCGCGCCCGACCGCCGCGGGGAGCGGCGCATCGCCTCTCGCGTCTCCTTGA
- the pilM gene encoding type IV pilus assembly protein PilM, translating to MKARIMEWLSGGGARMPLGIDLGTNGIKAVSMRRKGRRAVITGVYTAAIPRETAARPSLEALSAAVAALLKEHRIRADRFVSAFPLYSALVRNTVVPFRGTSKIRQVIRFQAEPLIPFPIEEVLVDFHETRAAEENRTPVLIIAAKKELVARHLQILADGGVDPEIVGLDALALANNYLLRAGDVPADELAMLVDIGATKTLLVIVRGTTVLLARNINVGGDDVTEAIQNECTLDFSAAEALKRERGGALPGADTPPAEARMQKAINPVLTRLNREIDRSLRSISATLTGSEVSRVLLSGGGALLRGSRELFAKEFNCRADYLSSLSPFAGSPPDEEMCPAAVAAGLAVQGLGFEKAQVNLRREEFSWGGGLGRAGRPLAVAALLLLLLAGVAGWRFAASFTAVRQEHAALAGELERIYRKTFPDGPAVGPAAVADEMEKRIRQYREAHKSFFSLAPTGVSSLEILREISERIPPDLKAWVTDLTIGQEEVEMTGLIDNAGDADKIKMALKTSPYFESVDVPSTTASGAKQKFKLMATIRKAAAR from the coding sequence GTGAAGGCGCGGATAATGGAATGGCTGTCGGGCGGAGGCGCCCGGATGCCGCTTGGCATCGACCTCGGGACCAACGGCATCAAGGCGGTGTCGATGCGGCGGAAGGGGCGGCGCGCGGTGATCACCGGCGTCTACACGGCCGCGATCCCGCGCGAGACGGCGGCGCGTCCCTCCCTCGAGGCCCTCTCGGCGGCGGTCGCGGCGCTGTTGAAGGAGCACCGGATCCGCGCGGACAGGTTCGTCAGCGCGTTCCCTCTCTACTCGGCCCTCGTGCGCAACACGGTCGTCCCGTTCCGCGGGACAAGCAAGATCCGCCAGGTGATACGGTTCCAGGCCGAGCCGCTCATCCCGTTCCCCATCGAGGAGGTGCTGGTCGACTTCCACGAAACACGGGCCGCCGAGGAGAACAGGACCCCCGTCCTCATCATCGCGGCCAAGAAGGAGCTGGTCGCCCGGCACCTCCAGATCCTCGCCGACGGGGGGGTCGACCCGGAGATCGTCGGCCTCGACGCGCTCGCCCTGGCCAACAACTACCTCCTCAGGGCGGGGGACGTCCCGGCGGACGAACTGGCGATGCTCGTCGACATCGGAGCGACGAAAACGCTGCTGGTCATCGTCCGGGGAACGACGGTGCTGCTCGCCAGGAACATCAACGTCGGCGGGGACGACGTCACCGAGGCGATCCAGAACGAGTGCACACTCGACTTCTCCGCCGCCGAGGCGCTGAAGAGGGAGCGCGGGGGGGCGCTGCCGGGGGCGGACACGCCGCCGGCGGAGGCAAGGATGCAGAAGGCGATCAACCCGGTGCTCACGCGCCTCAATCGCGAGATCGACCGCAGCCTCCGCTCCATCTCCGCGACCTTGACCGGCTCGGAGGTGTCGCGCGTCCTTCTCTCCGGGGGCGGGGCGCTGCTCCGGGGGTCGCGCGAACTCTTCGCGAAGGAGTTCAACTGCCGCGCTGACTACCTCTCCTCCCTCTCGCCTTTCGCGGGATCGCCGCCCGACGAGGAGATGTGCCCGGCGGCGGTCGCCGCGGGCCTCGCCGTGCAGGGCCTCGGGTTCGAGAAGGCGCAGGTGAACCTCCGCAGGGAGGAGTTCTCCTGGGGCGGGGGGCTGGGCAGGGCCGGGCGCCCGCTCGCCGTCGCGGCGCTCCTCCTCCTCCTCCTCGCCGGGGTGGCGGGCTGGCGCTTCGCCGCCTCGTTCACCGCGGTGCGGCAGGAGCACGCCGCGCTCGCGGGCGAGCTCGAACGCATCTACCGCAAGACGTTCCCCGACGGCCCCGCAGTCGGGCCCGCCGCCGTCGCCGACGAGATGGAGAAGAGGATCAGACAGTACCGCGAGGCCCACAAGAGCTTCTTCTCCCTCGCCCCGACGGGGGTCTCCTCGCTCGAGATCCTGCGGGAGATCAGCGAGCGCATCCCGCCCGATCTGAAGGCGTGGGTCACCGACCTCACGATCGGGCAGGAGGAGGTGGAGATGACCGGCCTCATCGACAACGCCGGCGACGCGGACAAGATCAAGATGGCGCTCAAGACGTCGCCCTACTTCGAGTCGGTGGATGTCCCCTCCACCACCGCCAGCGGCGCCAAGCAGAAGTTCAAGCTCATGGCGACGATACGAAAGGCGGCGGCGCGATGA
- a CDS encoding general secretion pathway protein GspK has translation MPDATHTRRGERGVILIMVLFIVTLFTVLALEFNYATRVEHHIASTCRDDLLALGIALAGVHETVALLRDDRLRELEEKEREDEEKGRPSETGSSFIEQVTAGRRSPGGVLRDVPFPDHYGEEWARERVQEPFGDGSLTLKVVDESGKFNVNTLVKEQRPMPRAATPTPTPCEDCPPPEATPKPPPRAWGQKDPDKTGEEAAEQAEGTPTPEPVRYVVDKNAEKDIMKLIKSLDVRSVDEEKVTAAIVDWMDSNDDGDWEDDAYDDGPPPKNAPLDVLSELLMIKGVTGDLFFGPGRPETVDLGAEMERRGPRRGGTGLQDCLTVFSGSKVNVNTAPPEVLAALLPEENESLVRDIVAHTRRDYFKDLAEFAEKMGEHVPASFRAKIGVGSDCVQIISRGQVNDSVAQLRAYVRRDDDAVTRVLFWGVDR, from the coding sequence ATGCCCGATGCAACGCATACCAGGCGCGGCGAACGGGGCGTCATCCTCATCATGGTGCTCTTCATCGTCACGCTCTTCACCGTCCTGGCGCTGGAGTTCAACTACGCGACACGCGTCGAGCACCATATCGCCTCGACATGCCGCGACGACCTGCTGGCCCTCGGCATCGCCCTGGCCGGGGTCCATGAGACGGTCGCCCTGCTCCGCGACGACCGCCTGCGCGAACTGGAGGAGAAGGAGCGCGAGGACGAGGAGAAGGGACGGCCGTCGGAGACGGGGAGCTCCTTCATCGAGCAGGTGACGGCGGGGAGACGCTCCCCGGGCGGCGTCCTGCGCGACGTCCCGTTCCCGGACCATTACGGCGAGGAGTGGGCGCGGGAGCGGGTCCAGGAACCGTTCGGGGATGGATCCCTCACGCTCAAGGTCGTCGACGAGAGCGGCAAGTTCAACGTCAACACGCTCGTCAAGGAGCAGCGGCCGATGCCGCGCGCCGCCACCCCCACGCCGACCCCGTGCGAGGACTGCCCTCCCCCGGAGGCGACGCCGAAGCCGCCGCCGCGGGCCTGGGGACAGAAGGACCCGGACAAAACCGGCGAGGAGGCGGCGGAGCAGGCGGAGGGGACGCCGACGCCGGAGCCGGTGCGCTATGTTGTTGACAAGAACGCCGAGAAGGATATCATGAAGCTCATCAAAAGCCTCGACGTCCGCAGCGTCGACGAGGAGAAGGTGACCGCCGCCATCGTCGACTGGATGGATTCCAACGACGACGGCGACTGGGAGGACGACGCCTACGACGACGGACCGCCTCCGAAAAACGCCCCTCTCGACGTGCTCTCCGAACTCCTGATGATCAAGGGCGTCACCGGGGACCTGTTCTTCGGCCCCGGCAGGCCGGAGACGGTCGACCTCGGCGCGGAGATGGAGCGGAGGGGGCCGCGGCGGGGCGGGACCGGCCTTCAGGACTGTCTCACGGTCTTCTCCGGAAGCAAGGTGAACGTGAACACCGCCCCGCCGGAGGTGCTCGCGGCGCTTCTCCCGGAGGAGAACGAGTCCCTCGTCAGGGATATCGTCGCCCACACCCGCAGGGACTATTTCAAGGATCTGGCGGAGTTCGCGGAGAAGATGGGAGAGCACGTGCCCGCGAGCTTCAGGGCCAAGATCGGCGTCGGGAGCGACTGCGTGCAGATCATCTCCCGCGGACAGGTGAACGATTCGGTCGCGCAGCTGCGCGCGTACGTCCGGCGCGACGACGATGCGGTGACGCGGGTGCTGTTCTGGGGAGTGGACCGGTGA
- a CDS encoding prepilin-type N-terminal cleavage/methylation domain-containing protein, with translation MRHRSSMTRPDAGGAARARCAPGRRRPRLPFGPSSGFTIAEVLVAILITSIVAGVIYASYRGALRIIYASQEDMEQTTMARLMLDRISGDFSCAFLRGGKEYLVFVGDDGGDAPGADSVTFIAATHLRSERDARESVLSEVAYSLDPEGYLLRREDPSLDEDPFSGGETRAIGEGVAGFDLEYLGDGGWVASWDSRVDDSLPRAVRVTLTMATGREGGGEAGEEAVRLSTFRTETSIPLGGSWEEEEEPTPTPAPGTTLTPTPRPD, from the coding sequence ATGCGGCACCGTTCAAGCATGACCCGCCCAGACGCCGGAGGGGCCGCGCGCGCCCGGTGCGCGCCCGGCCGCAGGCGTCCCCGCCTCCCCTTCGGCCCCTCTTCCGGGTTCACGATCGCCGAGGTGCTGGTGGCGATCCTCATCACCAGCATCGTGGCCGGGGTCATCTACGCATCCTACCGCGGCGCCCTGCGGATCATCTATGCGTCCCAGGAGGATATGGAGCAGACGACGATGGCGCGGCTGATGCTCGACCGCATATCCGGCGATTTCTCCTGCGCCTTCCTGCGGGGCGGAAAGGAGTACCTCGTCTTCGTGGGCGACGACGGCGGGGATGCGCCCGGCGCGGACTCGGTGACCTTCATCGCCGCCACGCACCTGCGCTCGGAGAGGGACGCGCGCGAGAGCGTCCTCTCCGAGGTGGCCTACTCCCTCGACCCCGAGGGGTACCTGCTGCGCCGGGAGGACCCGTCCCTCGACGAGGATCCGTTCTCCGGCGGCGAGACGAGGGCGATCGGCGAGGGGGTCGCGGGTTTCGACCTCGAGTACCTCGGCGACGGCGGGTGGGTTGCGTCGTGGGATTCGCGCGTGGACGACTCCCTCCCCCGCGCCGTCCGCGTGACACTCACGATGGCGACCGGGCGGGAAGGCGGCGGCGAAGCGGGCGAAGAGGCGGTGCGCCTTAGCACGTTCCGCACCGAGACATCGATCCCCCTCGGCGGGAGCTGGGAGGAGGAAGAGGAGCCCACGCCCACGCCCGCCCCGGGGACGACGCTCACGCCCACGCCGAGACCGGACTGA